The Chitinispirillales bacterium sequence GCGGCAATACTGCCTTCGTCAACGTCTGTAATGTAAATAGGCGTCGGATTGTCAAGGTATCCTTGTATTTCAACATCGTCAAATACGTAAGCTTTTTTAGCGTCGTTTCTGGTCGCAAGACGTTTTTCAAGCCAACCTTCGTTTCCGGCGTCGGTTCTGACTTTGTAGTAATTACCTTTCGTTTCAATAACGCGAAGGACGTTTGCCTTGCCTACCGTCTCTATGGCTTTTTCGTTCATTTGTCGAACCTGATTGGCGTAAACGCCGACATTGTCACTATTTGGAACGACATAAAAAGTTTTCTGCGCGAAAGACGAGGTGACTGTAAACAATAATCCGATTAATGCAAACTTGAAAATACGCATAATTATCCTCCTTTATGAGTAAACTCATTCTCATGTATATTATGTAATATAATAAAATTCGTACAAAAAAACCGAAAATTTTTATTTTTTTTGCAAAAAAAAGTTAAAATCTCAAGAAATTTTGAATTTATTCTTTTTTATCGAACAAATTTTTAAGCGCCGGAGTCGATAAATTGGCGCTTTTTACTTTGAGTATCCCTGCGATTCCGCCGAAATCAATATTTTCCGGAGTGGTCGCCGCCGTAAGATTTTCAAATTTAATTTTCTGATAAACTTCTTCACGATTGACGCTCACGTTACGCGGAGCATCTACGCCGATTTTACAATGATGTCCGTCCATAGCCACTATTTTAATTGAAATATGGTCTCCTATACGTATCGATTCCCCTTCTTTTCTTGTCAGTATCAACATATCGTTACCTCATTACCGGTTCACGCGTCGAATACTGGGAATTTTCCAAAATTATCTGCCGTCCTAATTTTTCTTTGGTGTTAATAATCACTGGCGCCGCAAGGTTTAGCGTCGATTCGCTGGGTAAAGCCGAAATCGTTACAAACGCATACATCAGTATATCTTCCGAATTTTGTAAACACAAATCTTCCACCTGAGTGCGCGAAATATTCGGAGAATATTCGTTATATACGATCATCGGGTTAAGCATCGCAAACCGTAATTTCGTTCCGTCAACGCAAACGAGCCACTCAAAAGGAGCGTAATTTTCATTTCGGAT is a genomic window containing:
- the fliW gene encoding flagellar assembly protein FliW, with product MEYTFEDLVFSPDDVITFNDGIPGFEDNKKFVIIRNENYAPFEWLVCVDGTKLRFAMLNPMIVYNEYSPNISRTQVEDLCLQNSEDILMYAFVTISALPSESTLNLAAPVIINTKEKLGRQIILENSQYSTREPVMR